The genomic stretch TATTAAGATTTTTTTAGAAAGAATTGCATTTCATTTCCATTAGCCAGGAgtataaatttgaaaaagaatCTGATTTTAAGAAACTTGGTTTTTTACTTGGTAATATCAAGTAAAGAATATGCTAATAGCAAAACACAAACTGTAACAATTTTTAgtcaattcaatttttttctcacAAACTCTGAAATTAGTTGAAATATTATGCGAACTTTAAGTTTTTTAGCCAATAGTTGATGTATGGAgtatttttgttttggtttgaaGTTGATGTATATTTTTATTAGCCCCAAAAAAAACTCATATTTTAGTGTAACAGCCAATATTACGGTTCAACCAAAtataattacattaatttacgGCGTTAGAGTTACTAGTAGGAGTAGTACATTTTAAAGACACAATTCCCAAGAGCTAACTTCCAGCCATATAACATGGAGTTTTGAGTTAATGTCATCTTGGAAAGGCAAGAtcaaattatttgaaatttaaaatgattttgaaaataaataaataaataaataaaatgaccGAACCGGACCGGATCGGTGGGTTTGGCTACGAATCAATATGTTTTTTCATCCGATCCGAGCCTAAAAATCATTTGCAATTTTCATTTTCGGTCTCCTCGCTCCTCCTTCATCCGCAGCCACCCTCTCTCGTGCActcaaaatatttaaattaatttttttggtgGGGAATGGTTTTATATTTCTCACAATTTATTTCCATTGAAGTTTGGTGATTCTTTTCGCTAATCTATTTAGTTTATAACCTTTTAATTGCGTTCTTATTTTGAGatgtttcaaatttaaattttctattatttgatatttaaaattatttgtaaATTTACAAATTTGTTGGTATTTAAGCTTAGTAAGATTCGAAAAAATTGTTTACACAactgtgttttttattaatcaaAGTAATTTAAAAATGTTTTAGAATGTATATTGAATTGTGCACATATGCATACATGTGTTCTAGTATTCTGATTCAACTATTGATCTCATCGGTCTGACTAGTTTGAACAATGAATTTGATAGTTTTGTCGGTTCGCTTATCAAttagatttttaaaacattacgGGATACACATATATCTAGCGTCAGTGTTGGTGGTGGTAACAATGAGTCTTATTGTACTCTCTCTCtgtcccactacaagtgagACGTTCTTTTTTGTCGTTGTTTTgcgaagatgataataaatagttaaagtataaataaaataaagcaagagagagaataatatagaagggAGTCGTACAtacattattattttacttactttactttatctctactttaactatttattatcatttttgtaAAAACAACGTTGATTTGGAGCGCCTCACTTGTAgcgggacaaagggagtataaaacATGAAGTACGGAGTACTATTTAGCTTATCTCAAGTGATTTAGTTTATCCCTGAATGTGACTTTATCTATAAAAGAGTTTATCTTGTATGGTTACAAATCTGAGTACTTGTGACAATTATATAGCTCAATTAcaaaaaattgtactccctccgtcccctaaaatTCGTCatcatttgacccggcacgagttttaagaaatataatagaaagttagttgaaaaagttggtgccatgtgggtcctacttttatatattagttttataataaattgtgagtgtgaatgagttagtggaatgtagggtctactacaaaaaatggtaaaagtgaaatgtgacaaatttttagggacggacgaaaaaggaaataggtgacaaattttcagggacggagggagtacttcctTCGTTCTATAGGTGTTATAGCATTTCTTTAGATACGGAATTAAGAATACGTATTTAATAAGTTAAGTTAAGTTAAGTGAGAATAAAACTATTTAATTCCGCAATTACTCAAGACTGTTTGCATATACACTATTTCTAGAGTAAAAATGctctaataaaatattaattttttttattagtgttTATCTTTGATATTATGTGGAGTTAGTCAACAAACACATCTACGTAGGAGTATTAGATGGCACTAAAGAATAATTAACATGAAAACTTAATACAGAATTGATGGTTACATTTTCAACTTACTTTATCACATTacgcatttccttttttttatttaatttaaagggaaaataaatttaaaaaagcaTGGGCATGAAGTGAGCCTCCATTTGGTTACCTATAAATCCTCCATTGATAAAGTAATCTCCAATCCCAAAATCTCTGTTCAACAGGATTGAATTTGCATTAACTTTTCTCTGGATTTCCCCTCGATTTGATCAGACCCTAGCAGGAGCAAAGGTATATCCAGATTTCTATACGCATCTCCGTTTCTATCGATTTTGCTATTGCTTTGAAAATTTAGCAGTTTAATTCATTCATAGAACTCTCGCGAGCATCAATTATGATTACGACTGTGATTAGAATTATTATCCGTTTCTCTGTTGCTTCTGATTTTATCTCTCCCATCAATTTGATTGTgagattataatttttaatcaaTTTGAGAGCTCGGATTTCCTTTCACTTTTTCCGATACCTATTTGAATCTGGCAGTGGTATTGAATCTGTCTCATCTTTAACCGTTCAATTGAATCCGCAGCTGCAAAATCTTCAATCAAATTCGTTGGATTCATTAAAAAGCAGCAGCTAATAAGATGTCATCATCGCTCATGTCAGCGAATCCAGCACTAAATTCCGGCAGATCGTCGACGAGGAGACGGAACAAGAAGAAAATCCAAAGCCACGCTATAGCCGAAAATCTCAGCAGCAACGATCAGCACCAAAACTCACCAATCGAATGGAAATCCGACGCGCAGCAGCAAATCTACTCGTCGAAGCTTCTCCAAGCGCTGCGCCAAGTCCGGAACGGCGACGGCTCGCCGGCGCCGAAGCGCGTGCACGAAGCCGCCGACAGAGCCCTAGCCACCACGGCGAAGGGGCGAACGCGATGGAGCAGAGCGATCCTGACCAACCGGCTGAAGCTGAAGTTCATGAAAAAGAATAACATCGTGAAGCGGCAGAGAAAGGTGATGACGTCGATCTCCACCGGCAACAGCCGCTCCCAGAGGAAATCGAAGGTGAAGATTTTGCGGCTCAAATCCAAGTCTCTACCGGCTTTCCAGCGCAAGGTCCGCGTTCTAAGCCGGTTGGTCCCTGGTTGCCGGAAACAGCCTATGCCGGTCGTTTTGGAAGAAGCCACTGATTATATCGCCGCCCTTGAAATGCAGGTATACTTAATTTGCATTTAATTCGACATTATATTGTTTAACTCTCTATATATGAACGCATCATACAATAGACTTGAACCCAAAATCTTTTATTCGGCATTAGCCATTCTATAAATAGCAGTATTCTAATTAGACTATGGCTCAGATACACAGAATTGGAATTAGAATTCTAATTCAATGCCAAATTAGTATTTGTTAAAAAAATGCTATACataattgaatttgaaggaaTGGATTGAAGtgagtgtagtgtgtgaatgtATCCAATTTTATACGTAATTATTTGGAATTCCAATTATCTACTATAcatatgaaattcaaattgtggaattagaaggaattggaattggaattcaatttcaaatccaatTTTTTGTGATATcaaaattggaattggaattggaattgaaagCTCCATTCCCAGGACACCGGAGCCTATGTGTTGTTTAATAGTAATTTGGTTGTCATGTGATTGCAGGTGAGAGCGATGAGTGCCTTAGCCGAGCTGCTCTCTGTTTCAGGCTCATCAAGTTCCCACTAAGCTTGGGGTATGTGATAATGTTTATTTATATCAAAGTAACAATATTGTTTGAATGTATATATATTGATGTGTATTGCATTTTGTTGAAACGATTTAAGGCTGGTTGAGTGTGATTAAGAAGTGAATTTTGTGTGTATTGGTTACACATTGCAAGGAATGGACATGTGAGGAAAAAAGGGACTCATGCATAAAATTAGGAGGTAGCAATCAAGTTGGGTTGGTCCCTATGGAAGAATGGAATATCTGAGTATGTCGTTTCTGGCTTGGGGGGTTGGATGGTGAAATTCATTTGTCAGTGTAACATGCACAGCAATGAAAATGACTTATCTTTTTGAATGTTATGGGGTGGTGTGAAATGTGAATGGAATGGACCTTTTTAGATGCCCTAATATTATTATACTTTTCATCTTTTTGTCTCTGTTAAAGTTCCATCAATTCTATTGGCTACTAGTCTATTACATGTAAAAAAATGTAGTACTAGTACTTATATGGATATTGTCTTTTGTCTTAATTACTGGGATAGTTTAAAAGAATATTGAAAATGTGTAAAGCCACTAAGTAAATGGTATCCGTGTCACAACATATAATGCCACGTCATTTCCAGAGAAGTAGATGATGCTATAGATTTATTTAGTTTCATAAAAGGGAGAAATGTTCAGCTGGGCGACACTATTTAGGCGTAAAACGAGCAACTGCCTACGTGTTTAATGAATTTTCCTTAAATAGTCTCTCtctttaatattatattttattgtaGTAGGGCCATCGATTCTCTCTCTCCCACATTCTTTTCTCCTTCAAGTTCAACTATACAAGTGACTAGTGAGTGTTTTTTCACCATGGAATCAATGTTTTTTGCTTCCAGAATTTAATGAACGTCAAATATTCCTAGTATAATTCAATTGGAAATCAAATATTCTTTTGCAGTTAATTTTCATcataaaatttcttaaaaccagaTAACTTttgcagttttattttataaaaattgagcTTTGTAAAGAAAAATCCATGGTCATCACATTTGAACTCGTTTCTTTCCCATCGACagccaaaatcaaaattttgcaATCATGTCCATTATAATAATAGCCCATTTGTTCAATCTTAAGATGGagggtattattttcaataaattcTAAAAAAGTAGAATTTGCACATATCAGTGGGAAGGTGGGTAGCAGTGATCTATCAAAAGACAAAAAATACTTACTTACTGTAATTGCCTAtaaaatcgtataataacaagCAAAATAATATGGTTACTTTTATAGTATTGCTTCATTTGGCTATCTGTGGAGTATTTATCACTCGTaaggttgaagaagaagaagaagagtgtgtgagagagaatttGAAGGCCCCACCATTATAAAATATTGTACATTAAAGAGAGAGACTATTTAAGGAAAATTCATTACACACGTAGGCAGTCGCTCACCTTATGCCCAAATAGTGTCGCAAATATTTCTCCATAAAAGGACAAAGTAAACTTCAAATAATAGGGAATATAAGCTTGAATATTGTAAAGGGATTCTTTCGGATTTCCTAATTTGCTAGTTTAAGCCAAggttgatttttaaatttttccaCAGAAAATTTAAAAAGGATATATTATATACTAATCAGAAGTTTGCAAAATGACGTAACAGATAAAGTGGATTTGGCAATGGGAAGTTTGTCCAAGAACTATTACACACATTGACATAGTTAACACTTAATGAAGCTTCAATACAAAAcataaaagtaaaagtggtcacTAAGATTGGTATAGCAAGTTGAGAAAGTAGAGGGATTTCATACCATTCCTTCAACAGTAGTAAACAATGTATAATTCCAATCTCCAAATTTGTTAGGTTAAGCGTTAATGTTAAAAACCTACAACTCAGCTTGTTGATCACAAAAGTTAATTAAAGATAATGACTAATCCCGTTTAGAGCATCTTCACTAATTAGCTCAATCATCATATCTAATTCGACTGATTTGTACATAATTGGAATCCACAAACAGTGGTTAAGCTCATTCAAAAAAGTACTGAACCACATGAGCTGAACTTACCATAATTGGGCcccaaattaattataaataattgataTCAATTTAACTTTTGACaaatatagataaataaataaaataatatatgtatGCAGAAGCTTGGAAGCAACGAATCAGATAGGAAATGTGGGTTCCATGGAGCATCTAATCAATTGTGGGTGGGAAGCATGTGCCATTAAATTATAAATCCAGAAACTTAGAGAAGAGGTTTAAAAACCAAGTTAAATTAAAGttagaaaataatttattatataggGAAAAATTGCACTATTGCATAAAGAtggattattaatattttatgtcGATAAAGTTTCATCGAATCTCTCATATGTGATACGTGTAATTTTAAAAGCAAACTTGAATATATATAGTTTAGCAGTCATGTCTCGTATGTTGTATTGTTGTCATTCATAATCAAAGTAGCTTCATTTTATACTAGCAATCTGAGgttcaaatttaaataattttttattaattggttaATAGTAGCATAATTTTGGTAGGTATAGCTCaagattattattttattatgttcaAGCTAACTAACTGGTACTTAGCTTGAAAGGATTTGTTATCATGATTGAGTGCTTAGTTTGGCCAGCCATAGGCCATAGCAATATGATAGCATAATTGTGTTTTTGATGGAAATATATCATTAGATTAATCTCAACGATATATATCAATTATCGAACTTATAAACCTTTAaagaatatactccctccatctgcGAATATGAGTTCCATTTCTTTCCgtcacgaattttaagaaatattaagaaaaaatgGGTAGAAgaaaattagtagaatatgagtcacacttatgtatattagttttaaatgatatatgaatggaatgagttagtgcCTTAGTGAGTGGAATGAACCGAAATTCTTATTCacgaacgtaccaaaatggaaaaacggaaCTTCTATTCGTCAACGGAGATAGTATAAAGTAATGAGCATATAAGGGAATCAGCTACACAATGAAAAAATAGCTCGAAAAAACCCATGGTATATTATGTTTAGTACAACGCTAGCTCCTCAATTTAACAGATTGTTTTGGActgtttttttatgaatatataGAATAGGTAATAATGTACAATTATTACCTATTTAACATAATGTACGTACCAGTTAATTACCCGAATTCCTAGTTATTAGTATCTTTTAACTAATAGTACAATTtaacataaaattttatatattaataatgtACTTATTCATTAGAGTTGTCGTCTTGTTGATTACTAGTTGTTGAGTCTTCTTTCAAACTAAATAATGTACTATACTATTATTTTCCAGCTTTGATTTATGAGAGCGCCAATTCGTATCCATATACTAATAGTATTGATAACAATGAATAAGAAAACATTACTCCCCcagtccgccattaggagtcccatttattagcggcacgggttttaaaaaaagtaggtggaataaagttagtgaaatagatgtcccacttgtatatattagttttaaaatgagttagtggaaggtgagacctattaacatttatggtaaaagtgaatcgggactcctattcgtgaacggactaaaatggagaaatgtgactcctattcgcggacggagggagtattaagttatctataaataaatagtttagtttattttaaacaaaaatgaAGATTTGCCTGATTTTTTGCAATTAGAATACcttaattttaaattgattATTGTTAATAGTATTTAGCaaattctaaattttaatttactacTATGCCATTTTTGTTACAATTCTTTTGTACTTTTCGAACGTGATTTAtagtgatttaaaaaaaattaaaaactaaaaacaacaCACATTGGTCGGCTGAGCTAGGAACCTCCTGGGAACAAAGATGGGCCAATTTAGTTGAGCAACCTGAAGCCCATTTCAAGCCCAAATTTAATTCATCTTAACATTATTTGGTTCGAATGTATTAAGATATCTCAGGGCCCATTTAAATGACAGCTATATCTCTCTCCTCTCCCCTATTAATAACAAAAATTTAAAGACAGTGTTACAGCGACCTTGAACCAGAGACTTCAGTCTCAAACATTATCTACTTTACCACTAGGTCAACACACACGTACTAAGATTAATGTTTGTTTCTCATCGACGGTGTTGTCCcattcattttttctttcttggttaatgatggggtacgaactaaaccctaatggcaagcccaataatagtgacggcccatcagcccagagcccaagaaagagtatctgttcggcaccaaagagttcggcacgaccaaagagttcggactcagcctacagctcggtaaaagccgaccagtcaagctctcctctcagatcggcaagagctgatcggtaaagtccagcagttcggtctcagcattcgaccgaactaggagttagtggactcatgaaaggcctccacgacctccgctatacccacgatctatttagtggtacgaagcagttattgagcagttattgctcacccacgatcttgttagtggggctgcaaaccacgaccttagttcaatgtataaatagaacttagatcagatagaaaagggttaagctctctagagataaaataccatatagcaagtctgtgttgtaagctgtaatcccagatcaagcaatacaatcttgccctcccttcttcccgtggacgtagatttacctcagtaaatcgaaccacgtaaattctttgtgtcgtaattttcattctctaccagcatttactaacatcagaaattcgcggagccatcactggcgccgtctgtgggaaccagagaacaaaatttgtgataaagcgaatttttgatccattttttccacccaaaaaatgcataccagatcacagagtacccgtattcctgcccgtgagaaccaggaggaagccaatccatcccataggtctggaaaacagcctagggataaatccaccaccagttctcatggcgaaggaacaagccgctccaaaaatcgtcccactgagtcttcccagcagcccgatttgaatgaggctgtcaagcagtttttggaggcgaagcaggaggaattcttaaccttcctgcgaaaaagccaaaagcagccggagacgaaaacggcggattctccgtCTCCCTCAGCAccagaaagtcactaccgcagtagtgtcgcatctcccaggagaaagaatccccgtcccccacatggtccagctcctcctcggtaccggaatcacaggagaactcaatctcctccataccgacgagatatcggattcgccgtgtacggagcactgaagactccgttctcggacgacatcacccgaactcccctaccacagaactaccgaactccgtcgatgacttacgacgggctcgtggaccctcacgatttcttggggcgctatcaatataacatggcgaaccagggtctcaacgaggtccacatgtgcaagctgtttcccgagctgctcatcgggaacgcgagaaggtggttcgatagcctcccccagggcagcatcagatcttaccgagatctaatggatgccttccacaggaggttctttcagaaagcggaagcccgaatcacttcggctcagctgctttccattcgtcaaggtcgcgacgaaaaaatcagcgactttatgacaagattccacaaggaatgcctgcaagtagacgatctcaacgatctgcttgtcatctcggcattccaaaatgggatcctgcccggagctctctacaggaagctcgttgagtgcggtccgcagacagctcaggaaatgtgggacattgcggaccagtactcccgggccgatgaggcagaccgtcgcaaacggtcgttagacagctcatcgacccgaggagacagaaggaagcccgatcatagcgatcaggggcatcctcgccggactccatttgaaagaattcaaagggctccggtgcaagacagattgggacctcgtctcaatcccgagaagccgcccgctcagttcgtaccgctgaacaagccgagagcggaaattttcgaactgcactctgacctattcgaaaagccaaagcggatgacgaaatcagccgcgcgccgaccacaggatagctactgctcctaccatcaagaccacggtcacgatactgaggagtgcagaaacttggctgcaggtatcgatgttcttgtgaaggcagggacattgaaaaaataccgaagcaagcagccaaagaagaataaaaagcagagtggtgcgaactgcgctcctcaggatccgaaaaggcagccggatcccgaagacgatgacgagccgcaatatgatggagtaatccagactattgacgcgctccctgccgggaagaccaagtcgtccctaaagtcagaacgcagaggctccaatcgagaggagccaacgcataaaaggctgaagcaggacgaagtgattacgttctcggctgctgatcccgtcccggccatctctcctcaccaagacgccattgtcatccaagccggagtggcaaacaaactgatccaccgggtgtttgtggatacaggagcgtcggtcagcattctttttaaagagtgcttcgacaaactagaagtggacccagctcggctcagtccggctccgcttcccctgaagagcttcacccaggaggacacccgccctgaaggtattatcagccttccgatcacggtggggaaagcgcctactagctccagtacgatgattgagtttttcgtggtgaaagctcggtccccgtacaacgtcatcctgggaagagactggctcaacacagttcgggccgtttgctccacctatcacctcaccatcaagat from Salvia splendens isolate huo1 chromosome 15, SspV2, whole genome shotgun sequence encodes the following:
- the LOC121767303 gene encoding transcription factor bHLH148-like — its product is MSSSLMSANPALNSGRSSTRRRNKKKIQSHAIAENLSSNDQHQNSPIEWKSDAQQQIYSSKLLQALRQVRNGDGSPAPKRVHEAADRALATTAKGRTRWSRAILTNRLKLKFMKKNNIVKRQRKVMTSISTGNSRSQRKSKVKILRLKSKSLPAFQRKVRVLSRLVPGCRKQPMPVVLEEATDYIAALEMQVRAMSALAELLSVSGSSSSH